The Psychrobacter raelei genome contains the following window.
AATCCGTGCCTTTATTCCAGAAGAGTATTGGCAAATTCACGCCGATACCACCATGAAAGGTAGCGATAATGCCAATGTGGCTGCAGATACTCCCATTCGCTTAGAGGCCGTCAAACAGGCAGGCAAAGTACTCAAGCTTGGCAACAAAGCGCAGACTGATGCCGTACTGGCCGTATTAAAACCGGCCACCTTCGTGGTCAAAGAGCGTGAAGAGAAGCCCACTCAATCTAAGCCGAGTGCGCCTTTTATTACCTCTACTTTACAGCAAGCGGCCAGCACACGTTTGGGCTTTCCTGTCAAAAAGACCATGATGCTAGCTCAGCGCTTGTACGAAGCTGGTCACATTACTTATATGCGTACCGATTCAACCTTCTTATCCAATGATGCCTTGGCCAGTGTGCGCGGCTTTATTGAAGAGAATTACGGCTCTAAATACTTGCCAGAAAAGCCTAATTTTTATGGCAGCAAACAAAACGCACAAGAGGCTCACGAAGCCATTCGTCCGACCAATGCCAATTTAAAATCTACCCAGCTCAAAGGGGTGGATCGTGATGCCATTCGCTTATATGAGCTGATTTGGCGTCAGTTTGTGGCCTGTCAGATGCTACCGGCAAAATATAAGTCGGTTAATCTATTGGTAGAGGCGGGCGATGTTGAGCTAAAAGCCCGCGGTCGCACCATGACCTTTGACGGCTTTACCAAGGTTATGCCACCTGCCAAAACCGATGACACCTTATTGCCTGATGTCAAACAAGGCGATGAGCTTAATTTAATAAAACTAGATCCCAGTCAGCACTTCACTAAGCCGCCAGCGCGTTATACGGAAGCAAGCTTAGTTAAAGAGCTTGAGAAAAAAGGCATCGGCCGTCCATCAACTTATGCCTCTATCATCTCAACCATTCAAGACAGAGGGTATGTTCGCTTAGAAAACAAGCGTCTGTATGCTGAGAAGATGGGTGATATTGTCACCGACCGTCTAACCGAAAGCTTCCCTGAGCTGATGGATTATACCTTTACTGCGGGGCTTGAAGATGAGCTTGATCATGTGGCACAAGGCGATCAAGATTGGAAAGCGGTGTTAGATGACTTTTATGGGGACTTTAAGACTAAGCTTGAGCATGCCAAAGATAAAGACGGTATGCGCCCGAATGACCCCACCGATGTACCCGACGTGCATTGCGATTTATGTGGCCGACCAATGCAGCTGCGTAATGGCTCAACCGGTGTATTCTTAGGCTGTACTGGCTACAACTTGCCACCCAAAGAGCGCTGTAAGGGTACCAAAAACCTAATGCCGGTAGAAGCCTTTGCCAACTTAGATGACAGCGAAATCGATGAAAGCGCTGAAGTCAAAGAGTTGATGGAGAAAAAACGTTGTCCTAAGTGTAGCACAGCGATGGATGGCTATATTGTGGATGGTGGCCTCAAGCTGCATATCTGTGGTAACAACCCAGACTGTGATGGCTATTTATTAGAAGAAGGTATGTTCGAGGTGCCAGGCTCTGATGCGCCGACCATTGACTGTAATAAATGTGATGGTCAGATGGAGCTTAAGACCGGCCGCTTTGGTCCTTATTTTGCTTGTAATAAGTGTGATAATACCCGCAAAGTGCTCAAAAATGGTGAGCCTGCACCGCCGCGCATGGATCCTATTGATATGCCAGAGCTTAAGTCGACCAAGCATGAGGATCACTTTATCTTACGAGAGGGGGCTGCCGGTCTATTCTTAGCGGCCTCTAAGTTCCCTAAAGTGCGCGAGACGCGTCCCCCTAAGCTGTCTGAGCTGCGCACCATTAAGGACAAGATGGATGATAAGTTCCAGTATTTGTTTGATGGTCCAGATCAAGATCCGGAGGGCAACCCTACCATTTTGCGCTGGTCACGTAAGCAAAAAGAGCAGTACATTGGCTCTGAGAGCTTAAAAACAGGCAAGGCCACGCGTTGGGGCGTTTACTGGCGTAAAGGCGAGTGGGTAGAGGAGTAGCCTTTAGCCACAGCCATAAAAAATCCCAGTCAATTGACTGGGATTTTTTATGTCAAATGATAGCGCTGTTAGATAACAACAAGGGGTAGCACCGCTTATTTAAGCTCGTCTTCTTGCTGCTCAAGTCGGGCTTGCAGCTTTTGTTGTTTGCGTGCTTCAATCACGTCATTAACGTCTGCACCAATATGGACTTCGCCGCGCTGCTTGGCCAATTGGATCTGACGTTGACGCTCACGAAAGCGGGCACGCTGTTCTTCAGTCGCTTTATCGATGCAGTGCGGACAAGACTCCCCTTTGACATAGGCAGGATGCTGCTTGTCTGCTTCGGTGATGGGCATGCGGCAGGCATAGCACTGATCGTATTCGCTTTTTTGTAGGCTGTGATTGACTGCCACGCGATTATCAAACACGAAGCAATCGCCTTCCCACATCGACTCCTCAGCCGGTACCTCTTCTAAATACTTTAAGATACCACCTTCTAAATGGTATACCTCATCAAAGCCTTGCTCACGCAAATAAGCAGTAGACTTTTCGCAGCGAATACCACCGGTACAAAACATCGCTACTTTTTTATGTTTGTTTGGGTCAAGCTCATTTTTTACGTATTCTGGGAACTCACGGAAGGTTTCAGTTTTTGGATTTACTGCATTTTTGAACGTACCGATTTGGACTTCATAATCATTACGAGTGTCGATTAATAATACATCTGGGTCGCTGATTAAGTCATTCCATTCGCTAGGTTTTACGTAGCGCCCAACCGATTGTAGCGGGTCAATGCCTTCTACACCCATGGTAACAATTTCTTTTTTGAGTTTTACTTTGGTGCGAAAAAATGGCTGTGTATCAGTGAATGACTCTTTATACTCTAAAGCGCCGATAGCAGGAATGTCTTGAATATAAGCAAGCACGGCATCAATACCAGCGCGGTCGCCAGAGATAGTGCCGTTAATGCCTTCAGAGGCCAATAATAAGGTGCCACGCACGCCTTTATCTAGCATGAGTTGGCGCAGAGGCTCACGGTAGTTTTCATAGTCATTAAAGCGGGTAAATTTATATAAAGCAGTGACAACGATGTTGTTGGTTTCTGTCAATGTGGCTGATGTGGTCATAATTTTCTCCTGCCGTCTAAGTCGTAAACCTAGTGCGTGATTAAGTCAATGCGCTGTGCAATGACGTGATAAGCTTAATTTATATACCATTAAGCAGTGTCATGGCCACATGCTTTAAAACATGTGACCTGATAAAAAAGGGTGAGTCATACCCAGTACTCTATAATTGAGGACAGTTTATAACAATAAAAGCGCTATTTTCATAGCGCTCTTGATGCTGACTAACTGATTTTTTTAGTCAGTGGTTTTAGGTCAATATTGGTAACACCTGTGGCCATTTAAGTGGCTAAGCTACAGAGTTAGTCATTGGCCGGTGCGGCTTTGTTCTCTGTAGGCTTAGGTTCAGCTTTGGGCTTCTCAGCGGGTTTGGGAGCAGGTTTTGGCGCTGCTCTGGTACTGCTGGTATCGGCATTGGTACTGCTATTACTGTTGCTGTTATTGTTGCTATTGACTGGCTTAGGGGGTTCAACCGGTTTAGGCGGCTGCCTTTCAATCAAAGAGGCTCTTGGTGGTCTGACAACACCGTCTGTGACCTTTTGATTGGTGATGCGAGTATCGCTGCCGCTGCCAGTAGCACCGGCCGTGGTGTTGTCATTATCATCGGATAAATTAATCACCTCTTGTTTTGCGGTTTCTGATTTGGCTTTATTATTGACACTAACCCACTGATAAGGCACAGATTTTAACGCAGTGCGCATATAATCTACCCAAATAGGTAGGGCAGCCACACCACCATATTCGCCTCGACCTAGCGTTGAGGGTTGATCGAAGCCCACCCATACAATAGAGACTTGAGTGGGGTGGAAGCCGGCAAACCAAGCATCCTTCATCTCATTGGTCGTCCCTGTTTTACCACCGACATCTGTACGGCCTAAGGCTTTGGCTCGAGTGCCCGTTCCTCTTTGAATAACGTCACGCAGCATGCCCGCCATCTCATAAGCCACATTTGGCTTTAAGATACGTGGGGCTTGGTCAGCCACTTGATAGGTAATCGGCACAGGCTTCAAGCGATCAGATTGTGGGCCAGCATCATAGCGGATGGCATCAATGGCTGCTTGTAATGACGCTTTGCTATTTTTTGGTTTGGCCTTGGCGTTATCTGCCTCATCCTCTGCGCCGTCATCCGCTGAGTCTACAGTTTCAGACTGAGTACTATCCGCGACTTGTAATAGCTTAGGATCTTCTGCTAGCGCTTTTAACGCCAATTGGTGTAATTTGGCATCGGCTTCGGCCTGCTTCTCATAGTCTTGTTTTAGCTTAGCATTGAGTTTTTGTAGATCATTGTTAAAGCATAATGCGCAAGCACGTTGTGGGTTGGCCAAGTACAACAGCTTATTGTCATAATCATAAATTTGATCAATAAAGTACGGCTGAATGCGGTGACCGCCGTTGGCAAAGGCGGAATACGCAGTGGCCATCTGTAGAGGCGTTGCTTGACCTGCCCCTAAAGCAAGCGATAAGGTGGTGGGCAGCTTGTCTTTATCCAAACCAAATTGATCTAATAATTGACGTGCATCTGAGGTGCCAACGGCTTGTAATAGGCGAATAGACACTAGGTTACGTGACAAAATAAGGCCACGGCGAATGGTCATATCCCCATAAAAGCGGTTATCGGAGTTTTTGGGCTGCCAATCACCAATACGCAGCGGACCATCTGAAATCATACTGTCGGGACGATAGCCTTTTTCTAAGGCCGCCGCATAGTTTAATGGCTTGATGGTTGAGCCGGGCTGACGCCAACCTTGAGTGGCTCGGTTAAATTTACTATAACGGAAATCAAAGCCACCAACCAAGGCTTCAACCGCACCAGTCTCAGGGTCGAGCGCAACCAAGCTACCTTGAACTTTGGGTATTTGAGTTAAGCGCCAAGCGGTTTTATTTTCGTTGGCAATTAAACGCACGATATCGTCTTTTTTGACAAGATCTGAGGCACTGTTAGGGTAGCGTCTGATGCGGTTGGCATCTAAGTATTCTTTGGCCCAGCTCATGCCTGACCAAGGTACGGTGACCACTTCGCCATCTGCTAACTCAGCCTTAAAGCTGCGGCCGCTGACCTCTACTACCTTGGCCGGTACCATATTAGAATACGTGGTGAATTTGGATAAAGGCTCACCATGTGCTTCCACACCGCGCCAGCCGTGACGACGATCATAGCCAATCAGACCTTTTTTAATGGCGGTATCTGCCGCTTTTTGGTCTTCACTATCGACAGTAAGCTTAACACGCCAGCCGGCATTGACCACATCCTCGCCATAACGATCTACCAAGGTGCGGCGGGTCATCTCTGCCAAATAGGGCATGTTCACATCCAGCTGCTCTTTGTACAAATGCACGCCGATGGGTTCTTTGACGGCTGTGTCATGCTGAGCTTGGGTGATATAACCAAGCTCTAACATGCGGCCCAAAATCCAGTTACGTCGCTCAAGTGCTTCTTCAGGATTTGACACAGGGTTGTTTTGTGACGGTGCTTTAGGTAGACCGGCTAAGGTTGCCATCTCAGCGATGGTTAGCTTATCGAGCGATTTACTGTAATATTTTTTGGCCGCCGCACGAATACCGTAGGCGCCTTCACCCATATAAATCTTATTAACGTATAAGGTTAAAATCTCTTCTTTGCTCAGCTGATCTTCGATACTACGCGCCAGATACAACTCAGTTAGCTTACGGCTAAAAGTACGCTCGGGGCTTAAAAAGTAGTTCTTAGCTACCTGCATGGTAATGGTAGAGCCACCTGTCTGACCGCCGTCTTCTGTAATAATTTCAGTAATGGCACGGCCCAAACCCTTAATACTAATCCCGCTGTGCTCATAGAATGAAGAGTCTTCTGCTGCCAAAAAGGCATTAATAAAATTCTTTGGAATGTCATCATAGGTCACCGGTAATGACATACGATTGCCGTATTGGCCGATTAACTTGTCATCTTTACTATAAATCTGCAAAGGCATCTCAAGATTGGTGCTTTTCATCTCAGAGATGCTGGGCAAGTTAGGCGTGATGTACATGGCCATCCCATAAAATCCAATAGGGAATGCCAGAACCAAAATGAGGGCCAGCGCTACGATGGCCAACAAAATGGACACAATATAATGGATAAGACGAGAGTTAGCAGACGATTGAGGCATAGTGACTCTATTAATTAAAAACTGAAATATTAGACATAGAAGACCCCGCAAAATTAAGCTTACCTATTGATATAACTGATTATTTATCGGTTTATCAAATGGGCAGTAGGCGCAAATTGCAAGCTTATGACTACGCTTATGGCTACAATTATAAAGCAAATTATAAAGTAAATGAGCGATATCTTATAGACCTAACATTAAAACACAGAGTCCGGCTCGCTTCTACCAGCGGCTGTAGACGTATTTTGGCTATAAATACCACGCCCTTTAAATGGCAGTACTGAGATTAAGGGGTCAAAGCTGAGGCGTATTTTTGCCCAATAGTGTAGCCTAAATTGAAAGTAGCCATTGTCGGCACGTTGTTAACATACAGCGCAATAAGCATAGGAGAGGGTATGCCTTTTTGATAGCTGGTTTTGTGCCCTAATTTTGATAAAAATCTAAAATATTTAGTTAATTTAAATTAAAAATAAATTGACAAAGTCCTTTTAAATAATTAGGGTTAATAGCCCAAGAAGGCTATGCGCGATAAGGAGAGGCAGTTTGCGATTAGGGTTTTTTATGGCAAAGCCTCAGGCTTGGCTGGGTGTGGCAATCAGCAATACGGCGGTAACTTTGGTCGAAATTTGCCATCATAAAGGTCACACTCAGCTGTTAGGCTATGCCATTAAGACATTACCACCAGGTGAGGTCATAGACAATCAAATCGTAGACTGTGAACAGATGGGTGACCATATTGCGCATCTGGTGCAGCGCATAGGCAGTCAATCCAAACAAGCTGCCATAGCTTTGCCTACTAGCTTGGCACTGACCAAAATAATTGAAATGCCTGCGGAGCTGACAGAAGATGAGATAGAAGCGCAAATTCATATCGATGCCGATCAGCACATTCCCTATCCTTTATCACAAGTCTGCCTAGATTTTCAGATTCAAGGTCCGGCTGATACTGATGACAGTATGCAGCAGGTACTTTTGGTTGCTGCGCGCTTAGAGCACGTTGAGCAGCAAGCGGATAGCCTTACCTTTGCACAGTTACAGCCCAAGGTCGTTGATTTGGAGTCACACGCCCAGATATGCGCTTTTCAATTGGCTTGGGATAATTTATCTGTTCATAAGCCAAACAACTTCACGCCTAACAACTTGGCGCCTAATCACTCATTTGCGCCAGCTAATACGCCACAGACCGTGGCGCTTATTGATATTGGCGAGAGCCGCACCACTTTTTATAGTCACCAATCAGGACAATTGGTCTATCAGTCCCAGCAGCTGTTTGGCGGCGCTCAATTGACTCAGGCCATTGCCAGTCAGCAGGGTATAGACTTGTCGCAGGCTGTGATAATAAAGCACGATTTAGCGGCATACATCACTTGCCATCAGCAGCAGGGCAGTGGTCGGCACAAGCGGTCTCACAAGCATGCAGATTTGACCAAGGTTTATACGCAGTTTGTCGCTGATTTAGCGGAGCATATCACCCAAGCTTTTGACGCTTATGCTGCTTTAGCACCGGCAGTCGTCACTGAGCATATTATGCTGTGCGGCGGTAGTGCACTTTTGCCTGATATCGAGGCGATGCTAAAAGACCAGCTAAGCTGTGAGGTCAGTGTGGCCAATCCATTTGGACAAATGAAAGTGTCTGATCAAGTCGATAGGGATGAGTTATATGCCGAGGCGCCTAGACTAATGAGTGCTTGTGGTCTGGCACTGCGTTGTCAGATGCAAAATCAGGCATATCTGTGAGCCATATTAATTTATTGCCATGGCGTGCCAAGCGGCGTGCTCACCATAACAAGCGCTTTAGACAGATGGTGGTCATAAGCATTTTAGCAGCGGTGGTCTGCTGTATTTTGGTGTGGGGACATTTTTATCAAGCACATGCCAAGCAGCAGCATCTTAATAGTCAACTGGTGCTCAGCAATGCTCAGTTAGAGGCACAGATTGCCAGCAGTGAGGTGTTACAGCAACACCAACACACCATACGCGCTCAGATAGAGCTGCTCAATCAACGACAAAGTCAGCGCTTGGCATTATCTGTGCTCTGGCGTGACATAGCAAAAGCAGTACCTGAAGGCTTATATCTGACTGGTATCAAAAGACAAGGCAATTTATTGAGCGTTACTGGAAAAGCCAGCACAGCCCAGCAAGTTACTGATCTGATGGCGGCTTTAGAGCGCAGCACTTGGCTGCATCAGGTACAAGTGCAGCATATTCAGGTGGCCGGCGCAGATGCCATTAAAGAAGATGAGACCATCAAGATATTGCCCGCTGCGAACATGGATTTTGTGATTAGCAGCCAGCACCGTCCGTCTACTAAGTAAGGAAGCATTATGAGCCTAGCTGCTCGCGTCAAAAAAACAGGGCAGGTTAAAGGGCGAATTTGGCCACTTATTTATCAAATGCAAAGCCTAGATACCCAAAACTATGGTAGCTGGCCGAGGTTCGTTAAAGTTTTTATTATTCTGCTTATCACACTGAGTATAGCTGTGATCAGCTATATGCTACCGATTCGTCAGCAGTTGGCTCGTATTGAGGCGGCGCAAAATCAACACCAGGTTTTATTGGCCGCCGCCAATGAAAAGCAGCTTAAACTTAAACAGTTACCTGACAATGATGCCCAGATCCAAGCATTACAGCAAGGCTTTATTGAGCAGATACAGCGCCTTGGTCTGCTTGATAGCTCCGATAATTCACAACCACAGAGTTTAACAGGTGAGGCTGTAGAGCCATCATTTGCTGAGCGTCAGATGGCAAGTGGCGCAGCGCCCTCAACGCTACTACAACAAATCACTGAAGCGGGTCGCAGCAATCATATCGTGTTCAAAAACTTAGCCTTGCCTACGCAGTCGGTGGCTCACAAAGACTCTGATAACCGCTCGGATCAGCTGATGCCAGCAGACACAGTAGATGCTGCCAATCCCAGCTCTAACAAGGATGTCTCCCCACAGGTTAGGACAGCAGCCACTGCCGAAAAGCTGTTTATTGAGCAGCCTATGACCCTCTTAGCCGTGGCCGAATATCAGCAGTTAGGAGGTTTTTTGGCGGATTTAGCGTTGCTACCTAAGCTGATAGTGGCACATGATTTTGAGTTAACACGATTAAAGACCGGTAGCACCTTACAGCCGCAATTGTCTTTGAGGCTACAAGCTAACGCCTATGTTTTGAGTGCTGAGACTCAAGCTAAGCTTGGCAATTTAGCCTTAAATAGCCTGTCAGACTCAGATAATCCTAAGACAACTCGTACAAATAGGTCGCATACCGATAAAAGCCAGACAAATTCTTTGCCCTCCACTGTCTATCAGACAGCATCTAACCGTGATCCTTTTGGATTTAAGTCCATATTAGTTCAACACAGCGCTGTGCCAGATGTGACGGTAGTACAGGCTGGCAAGCCGGCAGCTAACCTTGACGTAAATAAAGCAGATAACCTGGCCAATGCAGTTATCCCGCCAGCTGTGTGGTCAGGAGAGGGCAGCGGCCGCATACGCCAAGCGATGGAATATTATGGGCTATCTCAGCTGACCTATCGCGGGATGATGGGGTGGGGAGCTGCCACTACACAAGGTCTGGTGCAGCGGCCAGATGGGGTGATTACTGCTATAAAAATAGGTGATTATCTGGGACTGCATCAGGGCCGAGTGGTAGAGATTACGCCCACTCATCTTAACTTGGTAGAAACAGTGCTTATCCCAGAGACCGGTAAAACCAAGCGCAGTGTCAGTCTAATCGCCCCCTTTTAGCTAGATACAAAAGCACAATCTTGCTTTGAGCGTCACTTTTTATTATGCCCTTTATTAGGAACAGCACATGATGTTTTTTAGGCCTGAGGTTTATCAGCTACGGCTCAAATTTAGGGCAGT
Protein-coding sequences here:
- the topA gene encoding type I DNA topoisomerase — its product is MAKTTAKKTTSTPAASAKGKSLVIVESPAKAKTINKYLGDDFIVRSSIGHVRDLPTSSGVKKKATKTDEKLSKEDKAQQALVRRMGIDPEHGWKAVYEVLPNKTKVIKELKALAKDADKIYLATDLDREGEAIAWHLREVIGGDDSKYQRVVFNEITKSAIQNAFKEPGKLDIDRVNAQQARRFLDRVVGFMVSPLLWQKIARGLSAGRVQSVATRLVVEREREIRAFIPEEYWQIHADTTMKGSDNANVAADTPIRLEAVKQAGKVLKLGNKAQTDAVLAVLKPATFVVKEREEKPTQSKPSAPFITSTLQQAASTRLGFPVKKTMMLAQRLYEAGHITYMRTDSTFLSNDALASVRGFIEENYGSKYLPEKPNFYGSKQNAQEAHEAIRPTNANLKSTQLKGVDRDAIRLYELIWRQFVACQMLPAKYKSVNLLVEAGDVELKARGRTMTFDGFTKVMPPAKTDDTLLPDVKQGDELNLIKLDPSQHFTKPPARYTEASLVKELEKKGIGRPSTYASIISTIQDRGYVRLENKRLYAEKMGDIVTDRLTESFPELMDYTFTAGLEDELDHVAQGDQDWKAVLDDFYGDFKTKLEHAKDKDGMRPNDPTDVPDVHCDLCGRPMQLRNGSTGVFLGCTGYNLPPKERCKGTKNLMPVEAFANLDDSEIDESAEVKELMEKKRCPKCSTAMDGYIVDGGLKLHICGNNPDCDGYLLEEGMFEVPGSDAPTIDCNKCDGQMELKTGRFGPYFACNKCDNTRKVLKNGEPAPPRMDPIDMPELKSTKHEDHFILREGAAGLFLAASKFPKVRETRPPKLSELRTIKDKMDDKFQYLFDGPDQDPEGNPTILRWSRKQKEQYIGSESLKTGKATRWGVYWRKGEWVEE
- a CDS encoding rhodanese-related sulfurtransferase, with protein sequence MTTSATLTETNNIVVTALYKFTRFNDYENYREPLRQLMLDKGVRGTLLLASEGINGTISGDRAGIDAVLAYIQDIPAIGALEYKESFTDTQPFFRTKVKLKKEIVTMGVEGIDPLQSVGRYVKPSEWNDLISDPDVLLIDTRNDYEVQIGTFKNAVNPKTETFREFPEYVKNELDPNKHKKVAMFCTGGIRCEKSTAYLREQGFDEVYHLEGGILKYLEEVPAEESMWEGDCFVFDNRVAVNHSLQKSEYDQCYACRMPITEADKQHPAYVKGESCPHCIDKATEEQRARFRERQRQIQLAKQRGEVHIGADVNDVIEARKQQKLQARLEQQEDELK
- a CDS encoding penicillin-binding protein 1A, coding for MPQSSANSRLIHYIVSILLAIVALALILVLAFPIGFYGMAMYITPNLPSISEMKSTNLEMPLQIYSKDDKLIGQYGNRMSLPVTYDDIPKNFINAFLAAEDSSFYEHSGISIKGLGRAITEIITEDGGQTGGSTITMQVAKNYFLSPERTFSRKLTELYLARSIEDQLSKEEILTLYVNKIYMGEGAYGIRAAAKKYYSKSLDKLTIAEMATLAGLPKAPSQNNPVSNPEEALERRNWILGRMLELGYITQAQHDTAVKEPIGVHLYKEQLDVNMPYLAEMTRRTLVDRYGEDVVNAGWRVKLTVDSEDQKAADTAIKKGLIGYDRRHGWRGVEAHGEPLSKFTTYSNMVPAKVVEVSGRSFKAELADGEVVTVPWSGMSWAKEYLDANRIRRYPNSASDLVKKDDIVRLIANENKTAWRLTQIPKVQGSLVALDPETGAVEALVGGFDFRYSKFNRATQGWRQPGSTIKPLNYAAALEKGYRPDSMISDGPLRIGDWQPKNSDNRFYGDMTIRRGLILSRNLVSIRLLQAVGTSDARQLLDQFGLDKDKLPTTLSLALGAGQATPLQMATAYSAFANGGHRIQPYFIDQIYDYDNKLLYLANPQRACALCFNNDLQKLNAKLKQDYEKQAEADAKLHQLALKALAEDPKLLQVADSTQSETVDSADDGAEDEADNAKAKPKNSKASLQAAIDAIRYDAGPQSDRLKPVPITYQVADQAPRILKPNVAYEMAGMLRDVIQRGTGTRAKALGRTDVGGKTGTTNEMKDAWFAGFHPTQVSIVWVGFDQPSTLGRGEYGGVAALPIWVDYMRTALKSVPYQWVSVNNKAKSETAKQEVINLSDDNDNTTAGATGSGSDTRITNQKVTDGVVRPPRASLIERQPPKPVEPPKPVNSNNNSNSNSSTNADTSSTRAAPKPAPKPAEKPKAEPKPTENKAAPAND
- the pilM gene encoding type IV pilus assembly protein PilM — translated: MAKPQAWLGVAISNTAVTLVEICHHKGHTQLLGYAIKTLPPGEVIDNQIVDCEQMGDHIAHLVQRIGSQSKQAAIALPTSLALTKIIEMPAELTEDEIEAQIHIDADQHIPYPLSQVCLDFQIQGPADTDDSMQQVLLVAARLEHVEQQADSLTFAQLQPKVVDLESHAQICAFQLAWDNLSVHKPNNFTPNNLAPNHSFAPANTPQTVALIDIGESRTTFYSHQSGQLVYQSQQLFGGAQLTQAIASQQGIDLSQAVIIKHDLAAYITCHQQQGSGRHKRSHKHADLTKVYTQFVADLAEHITQAFDAYAALAPAVVTEHIMLCGGSALLPDIEAMLKDQLSCEVSVANPFGQMKVSDQVDRDELYAEAPRLMSACGLALRCQMQNQAYL
- a CDS encoding PilN domain-containing protein; amino-acid sequence: MSHINLLPWRAKRRAHHNKRFRQMVVISILAAVVCCILVWGHFYQAHAKQQHLNSQLVLSNAQLEAQIASSEVLQQHQHTIRAQIELLNQRQSQRLALSVLWRDIAKAVPEGLYLTGIKRQGNLLSVTGKASTAQQVTDLMAALERSTWLHQVQVQHIQVAGADAIKEDETIKILPAANMDFVISSQHRPSTK
- a CDS encoding pilus assembly protein PilP → MSLAARVKKTGQVKGRIWPLIYQMQSLDTQNYGSWPRFVKVFIILLITLSIAVISYMLPIRQQLARIEAAQNQHQVLLAAANEKQLKLKQLPDNDAQIQALQQGFIEQIQRLGLLDSSDNSQPQSLTGEAVEPSFAERQMASGAAPSTLLQQITEAGRSNHIVFKNLALPTQSVAHKDSDNRSDQLMPADTVDAANPSSNKDVSPQVRTAATAEKLFIEQPMTLLAVAEYQQLGGFLADLALLPKLIVAHDFELTRLKTGSTLQPQLSLRLQANAYVLSAETQAKLGNLALNSLSDSDNPKTTRTNRSHTDKSQTNSLPSTVYQTASNRDPFGFKSILVQHSAVPDVTVVQAGKPAANLDVNKADNLANAVIPPAVWSGEGSGRIRQAMEYYGLSQLTYRGMMGWGAATTQGLVQRPDGVITAIKIGDYLGLHQGRVVEITPTHLNLVETVLIPETGKTKRSVSLIAPF